The following coding sequences lie in one Arabidopsis thaliana chromosome 3, partial sequence genomic window:
- a CDS encoding transmembrane protein, putative (DUF247): MAVPSKRRSPPPPPPPPQLPFGPKLPFPHIIIRRKARRNYQLRPMLTWYFLTFMMRQKLQTRNQQPEETREEWVIWIKDKMEQVMRDAATTSWDKLCIYRVPLSFQKSDKNSYFPHTVSLGPYHHGDEHLRPMDYHKWRAVNMVMKRTKQGIEMYIDAMKELEERARACYEGPIGLSSNKFTQMLVLDGCFVLDLFRGAYEGFSKLGYDRNDPVFAMRGSMHSIRRDMLMLENQLPLMPTYMPSTKIENSQENNNKFFHPIADKDKEELHCLDVFRRSVLQPSLKPEPRLSRRWSWKPVVADKRQQKLLHCVTELREAGIKFKRRKSDRLWDIQFKNGCLEIPKLLIHDGKFTFSFLLVLNHILLILLSPKNQT; encoded by the exons atggcaGTTCCTAGTAAACGACGAtcaccacctccaccaccgccGCCGCCCCAGCTACCATTTGGACCGAAGCTTCCTTTCCCTCATATTAtcataagaagaaaagcaagaagaaattATCAACTACGACCGATGTTGACCTGGTACTTCCTCACCTTCATGATGCGCCAAAAACTCCAAACCCGAAACCAACAACCTGAAGAGACACGGGAAGAATGGGTGATTTGGATCAAAGACAAGATGGAGCAAGTAATGAGAGACGCCGCCACAACTAGCTGGGACAAGCTCTGTATCTACAGAGTTCCACTCTCCTTTCAAAAAAGCGACAAGAATTCCTACTTCCCTCACACTGTCTCTCTTGGTCCGTACCACCATGGGGACGAACATCTCCGACCCATGGACTATCACAAATGGCGTGCGGTCAATATGGTCATGAAACGTACCAAGCAAGGCATCGAAATGTATATTGACGCCATGAAAGAGCTCGAAGAGAGGGCTCGTGCTTGCTACGAAGGTCCTATTGGTTTGAGCAGTAACAAGTTCACCCAAATGCTAGTTCTTGATGGCTGTTTTGTTCTCGATCTCTTCAGAGGAGCCTATGAAGGATTCTCGAAACTTGG CTATGATCGAAACGACCCTGTTTTCGCGATGCGAGGATCTATGCATTCGATTCGACGTGACATGCTAATGCTGGAAAATCAACTTCCTTTGATGCCAACTTATATGCCATCAACCAAAATCGAGAATTCgcaagaaaacaacaataaattcTTTCACCCAATTGCTGACAAGGACAAGGAAGAGTTGCACTGTCTGGATGTTTTCCGTCGAAGTGTGCTCCAGCCTAGTCTGAAACCGGAGCCAAGGTTATCGCGTAGATGGTCCTGGAAACCCGTCGTGGCGGACAAGCGCCAACAAAAATTGCTACATTGCGTGACAGAACTAAGAGAAGCCGgtataaaattcaaaagaagaaaatccgACCGGTTATGGGatattcaattcaaaaacGGTTGTCTAGAGATACCGAAACTACTTATCCATGACGGTAAGTTCacattttcgtttttattagttttaaatcatattttgctTATATTGTTGTCGCCTAAGAATCAAACGTGA
- a CDS encoding transmembrane protein, putative (DUF247), which yields MAVPSKRRSPPPPPPPPQLPFGPKLPFPHIIIRRKARRNYQLRPMLTWYFLTFMMRQKLQTRNQQPEETREEWVIWIKDKMEQVMRDAATTSWDKLCIYRVPLSFQKSDKNSYFPHTVSLGPYHHGDEHLRPMDYHKWRAVNMVMKRTKQGIEMYIDAMKELEERARACYEGPIGLSSNKFTQMLVLDGCFVLDLFRGAYEGFSKLGYDRNDPVFAMRGSMHSIRRDMLMLENQLPLMPTYMPSTKIENSQENNNKFFHPIADKDKEELHCLDVFRRSVLQPSLKPEPRLSRRWSWKPVVADKRQQKLLHCVTELREAGIKFKRRKSDRLWDIQFKNGCLEIPKLLIHDD from the exons atggcaGTTCCTAGTAAACGACGAtcaccacctccaccaccgccGCCGCCCCAGCTACCATTTGGACCGAAGCTTCCTTTCCCTCATATTAtcataagaagaaaagcaagaagaaattATCAACTACGACCGATGTTGACCTGGTACTTCCTCACCTTCATGATGCGCCAAAAACTCCAAACCCGAAACCAACAACCTGAAGAGACACGGGAAGAATGGGTGATTTGGATCAAAGACAAGATGGAGCAAGTAATGAGAGACGCCGCCACAACTAGCTGGGACAAGCTCTGTATCTACAGAGTTCCACTCTCCTTTCAAAAAAGCGACAAGAATTCCTACTTCCCTCACACTGTCTCTCTTGGTCCGTACCACCATGGGGACGAACATCTCCGACCCATGGACTATCACAAATGGCGTGCGGTCAATATGGTCATGAAACGTACCAAGCAAGGCATCGAAATGTATATTGACGCCATGAAAGAGCTCGAAGAGAGGGCTCGTGCTTGCTACGAAGGTCCTATTGGTTTGAGCAGTAACAAGTTCACCCAAATGCTAGTTCTTGATGGCTGTTTTGTTCTCGATCTCTTCAGAGGAGCCTATGAAGGATTCTCGAAACTTGG CTATGATCGAAACGACCCTGTTTTCGCGATGCGAGGATCTATGCATTCGATTCGACGTGACATGCTAATGCTGGAAAATCAACTTCCTTTGATGCCAACTTATATGCCATCAACCAAAATCGAGAATTCgcaagaaaacaacaataaattcTTTCACCCAATTGCTGACAAGGACAAGGAAGAGTTGCACTGTCTGGATGTTTTCCGTCGAAGTGTGCTCCAGCCTAGTCTGAAACCGGAGCCAAGGTTATCGCGTAGATGGTCCTGGAAACCCGTCGTGGCGGACAAGCGCCAACAAAAATTGCTACATTGCGTGACAGAACTAAGAGAAGCCGgtataaaattcaaaagaagaaaatccgACCGGTTATGGGatattcaattcaaaaacGGTTGTCTAGAGATACCGAAACTACTTATCCATGACG ACTAA
- a CDS encoding 2-oxoglutarate (2OG) and Fe(II)-dependent oxygenase superfamily protein (2-oxoglutarate (2OG) and Fe(II)-dependent oxygenase superfamily protein; FUNCTIONS IN: oxidoreductase activity, iron ion binding; INVOLVED IN: aging, cellular response to starvation; EXPRESSED IN: 22 plant structures; EXPRESSED DURING: 13 growth stages; CONTAINS InterPro DOMAIN/s: Isopenicillin N synthase (InterPro:IPR002283), Oxoglutarate/iron-dependent oxygenase (InterPro:IPR005123); BEST Arabidopsis thaliana protein match is: 2-oxoglutarate (2OG) and Fe(II)-dependent oxygenase superfamily protein (TAIR:AT3G49630.1); Has 35333 Blast hits to 34131 proteins in 2444 species: Archae - 798; Bacteria - 22429; Metazoa - 974; Fungi - 991; Plants - 531; Viruses - 0; Other Eukaryotes - 9610 (source: NCBI BLink).): MATDFKSLPVIDISRLLLKCDDPDMAEDVGVAEVVQQLDKACRDAGFFYVIGHGISEDVINKVREITREFFKLPYEEKLKIKMTPAAGYRGYQRIGENVTKGIPDIHEAIDCYREIKQGKYGDIGKVMEGPNQWPENPQEFKELMEEYIKLCTDLSRKILRGISLALAGSPYEFEGKMAGDPFWVMRLIGYPGAEFTNGQPENDIGCGAHTDYGLLTLVNQDDDKTALQVRNLGGEWISAIPIPGSFVCNIGDMLKILSNGVYESTLHRVINNSPQYRVCVAFFYETNFDAVVEPLDICKQKYPGGRGGCQVFKRAVYGEHLVSKVQTNFAM; encoded by the exons atggCGACGGACTTCAAGTCTTTACCAGTCATCG ACATCTCTCGTTTACTCCTCAAGTGTGATGATCCCGACATGGCAGAGGATGTCGGTGTGGCCGAGGTTGTCCAGCAACTGGATAAAGCTTGTCGGGACGCCGGATTCTTCTACGTG ATAGGCCATGGAATATCAGAGGATGTTATTAACAAGGTTAGAGAGATCACTCGTGAGTTCTTTAAGCTTCCTTATGAAGAGAAacttaaaatcaaaatgacTCCAGCTGCTGGATACAG AGGATATCAGAGAATTGGAGAAAATGTGACCAAAGGAATACCAGATATTCATGAAGCCATTGAT TGTTACAGAGAGATTAAGCAGGGGAAGTATGGGGATATAGGCAAAGTTATGGAAGGGCCAAACCAGTG GCCAGAGAATCCTCAGGAGTTTAAAGAGTTGATGGAGGAGTATATTAAGCTATGTACAG ATCTTTCTAGAAAGATTTTGAGAGGAATCTCCTTAGCTCTTGCTGGATCACCTTATGAGTTCGAGGGAAAGATGGCTGGTGATCCTTTTTGGGTGATGCGTCTTATTGGTTATCCAGGTGCTGAGTTCACAAATGGCCAACCTGAAAATGATATTGGATG TGGAGCTCACACTGACTATG GCTTGTTAACTCTTGTGAATCAAGATGATGACAAAACTGCTCTTCAG GTGAGAAACTTGGGCGGTGAGTGGATATCAGCCATTCCAATCCCTGGATCGTTTGTTTGCAACATCGGTGACATGTTAAAG ATACTTTCAAACGGAGTATACGAATCCACACTTCATAGAGTGATCAATAACTCTCCTCAATACCGTGTTTGTGTCGCATTCTTCTATGAG ACTAACTTCGACGCGGTGGTGGAGCCATTGGATATATGTAAACAGAAGTACCCGGGAGGGAGAGGAGGATGCCAAGTTTTCAAAAGAGCTGTGTATGGAGAGCATCTCGTAAGTAAAGTCCAGACCAACTTTGCTATGTAA
- a CDS encoding 2-oxoglutarate (2OG) and Fe(II)-dependent oxygenase superfamily protein (2-oxoglutarate (2OG) and Fe(II)-dependent oxygenase superfamily protein; FUNCTIONS IN: oxidoreductase activity; INVOLVED IN: aging, cellular response to starvation; EXPRESSED IN: 22 plant structures; EXPRESSED DURING: 13 growth stages; CONTAINS InterPro DOMAIN/s: Oxoglutarate/iron-dependent oxygenase (InterPro:IPR005123); BEST Arabidopsis thaliana protein match is: 2-oxoglutarate (2OG) and Fe(II)-dependent oxygenase superfamily protein (TAIR:AT3G49630.1); Has 35333 Blast hits to 34131 proteins in 2444 species: Archae - 798; Bacteria - 22429; Metazoa - 974; Fungi - 991; Plants - 531; Viruses - 0; Other Eukaryotes - 9610 (source: NCBI BLink).) yields the protein MTPAAGYRGYQRIGENVTKGIPDIHEAIDCYREIKQGKYGDIGKVMEGPNQWPENPQEFKELMEEYIKLCTDLSRKILRGISLALAGSPYEFEGKMAGDPFWVMRLIGYPGAEFTNGQPENDIGCGAHTDYGLLTLVNQDDDKTALQVRNLGGEWISAIPIPGSFVCNIGDMLKILSNGVYESTLHRVINNSPQYRVCVAFFYETNFDAVVEPLDICKQKYPGGRGGCQVFKRAVYGEHLVSKVQTNFAM from the exons atgacTCCAGCTGCTGGATACAG AGGATATCAGAGAATTGGAGAAAATGTGACCAAAGGAATACCAGATATTCATGAAGCCATTGAT TGTTACAGAGAGATTAAGCAGGGGAAGTATGGGGATATAGGCAAAGTTATGGAAGGGCCAAACCAGTG GCCAGAGAATCCTCAGGAGTTTAAAGAGTTGATGGAGGAGTATATTAAGCTATGTACAG ATCTTTCTAGAAAGATTTTGAGAGGAATCTCCTTAGCTCTTGCTGGATCACCTTATGAGTTCGAGGGAAAGATGGCTGGTGATCCTTTTTGGGTGATGCGTCTTATTGGTTATCCAGGTGCTGAGTTCACAAATGGCCAACCTGAAAATGATATTGGATG TGGAGCTCACACTGACTATG GCTTGTTAACTCTTGTGAATCAAGATGATGACAAAACTGCTCTTCAG GTGAGAAACTTGGGCGGTGAGTGGATATCAGCCATTCCAATCCCTGGATCGTTTGTTTGCAACATCGGTGACATGTTAAAG ATACTTTCAAACGGAGTATACGAATCCACACTTCATAGAGTGATCAATAACTCTCCTCAATACCGTGTTTGTGTCGCATTCTTCTATGAG ACTAACTTCGACGCGGTGGTGGAGCCATTGGATATATGTAAACAGAAGTACCCGGGAGGGAGAGGAGGATGCCAAGTTTTCAAAAGAGCTGTGTATGGAGAGCATCTCGTAAGTAAAGTCCAGACCAACTTTGCTATGTAA
- a CDS encoding hypothetical protein (DUF247) (Plant protein of unknown function (DUF247); CONTAINS InterPro DOMAIN/s: Protein of unknown function DUF247, plant (InterPro:IPR004158); BEST Arabidopsis thaliana protein match is: Plant protein of unknown function (DUF247) (TAIR:AT3G50170.1); Has 152 Blast hits to 125 proteins in 9 species: Archae - 0; Bacteria - 0; Metazoa - 0; Fungi - 0; Plants - 152; Viruses - 0; Other Eukaryotes - 0 (source: NCBI BLink).), whose protein sequence is MDLVNVHSNDQPILINKDMFTNNQLSEPVKDQNLHGLAEILTLQRCGGTEEITRPGQDQDYKSQEQTCSVFCEIEVIGERSEETTGDSWLISLRDKLDQAHRDDDTTIWGELCMETLTEVDQPKLMNGQEKSLDILDDKGKLHCLDVFRQSLLQSNPTPNQRSRLMRLTKNTYVVDKRLQQLVNCVTELRGAGVKFRRRNTDRFWDIQFKNGYLEIPKLLIHDGGMFLRES, encoded by the exons ATGGATTTAGTTAATGTTCATTCCAATGACCAACCAATTCTCATCAACAAAGACATGTTCACCAACAATCAACTATCCGAACCAGTCAAAGATCAAAACCTCCATGGTTTAGCCGAAATATTGACTCTTCAGAGATGTGGAGGTACAGAGGAAATTACCAGACCGGGTCAAGACCAAGACTATAAGAGTCAGGAGCAGACTTGCTCCGTGTTCTGTGAGATCGAGGTGATAGGAGAGAGGTCGGAAGAGACCACAGGAGACAGTTGGTTAATATCGTTAAGAGACAAGCTCGATCAAGCACATAGAGACGACGACACAACGATCTGGGGAGAGCTCTGCATGGAGACGTTGACCGAAGTTGACCAACCAAAACTCATGAACGGGCAAGAAAAATCATTGGACATACTTGACGATAAGGGCAAATTGCACTGTCTGGATGTATTTCGTCAGAGTCTGCTCCAGTCTAATCCTACACCGAATCAAAGATCTAGACTAATGAGGTTGACTAAGAATACGTATGTGGTGGACAAGCGATTGCAACAACTGGTAAATTGCGTGACAGAGCTAAGAGGAGCTGGTGTAAAGTTCAGGAGAAGGAATACTGACCGGTTTTGGGatattcaattcaaaaatGGTTATCTAGAAATACCCAAACTACTAATCCATGATG GTGGAATGTTTTTAAGAGAATCTTGA
- a CDS encoding transmembrane protein, putative (DUF247) (Plant protein of unknown function (DUF247); INVOLVED IN: biological_process unknown; LOCATED IN: chloroplast; EXPRESSED IN: petiole, leaf; EXPRESSED DURING: LP.04 four leaves visible; CONTAINS InterPro DOMAIN/s: Protein of unknown function DUF247, plant (InterPro:IPR004158); BEST Arabidopsis thaliana protein match is: Plant protein of unknown function (DUF247) (TAIR:AT3G50120.1); Has 18820 Blast hits to 10177 proteins in 649 species: Archae - 36; Bacteria - 1683; Metazoa - 7662; Fungi - 1574; Plants - 4386; Viruses - 842; Other Eukaryotes - 2637 (source: NCBI BLink).) codes for METFGTIPPPPPLPPRLELRRQRAPPPQPPPPPPPPPPPPPPRLGPRLRLRLLPPPRQQLLRLRKQQPLVLPEPLPLRPRAIPWLTGHDVKKGKSYDKLREYVENVRRQNEESERVVLPKSISYEDQNLENQQDTRSKPGINEVVEGSGTKRLEWVISIKDKLEQAYRNDDRTSWGKLCIYKVPHYLHGNDKKSYFPQTVSLGPYHHGRQQTQSMECHKWRAVNMVLKRTNQGIEVFLDAMIELEEKARACYEGSIVLSSNEFTEMLLLDGCFILELLQGVNEGFLKLGYDHNDPVFAVRGSMHSIQRDMIMLENQLPLFVLNRLLELQPGTQNQTGLVELVVRFFIPLMPTAETLTENSPPRGVSNGELHCLDVFHRSLLFPRSSGKANYSRVADKHLQRVIPTVTELRDAGFKFKLNKTDRFWDIKFSNGYLEIPGLLIHDGTKSLFLNLIAFEQCHIESSNDITSYIIFMDNLIDSPEDISYLHHCGIIEHSLGSNSEVADMFNQLCQEVVFDTKDIYLSQLLIEVHRCYKQNYSRKLNSLKTTLILKYLDNPWAYLSFFAAVILLILTFSQSYFAAYAYFNPSS; via the exons atggAAACTTTTGGTACtattccaccaccaccaccactaccacCCCGTCTAGAATTACGACGACAACGagcaccaccaccacaaccaccacctccaccaccaccaccaccaccacctccaccaccacggTTAGGACCACGACTACGACTACGACTCCTACCACCACCACGACAACAACTACTACGATTACGAAAGCAACAGCCACTAGTACTACCTGAACCATTGCCATTACGACCACGGGCGATTCCTTGGCTTACTGGACATGAtgtcaaaaaaggaaaatcttATGACAAGTTGAGAGAATACGTCGAAAATGTCCGTAGACAAAACGAAGAATCCGAACGTGTCGTTTTACCCAAAAGTATCAGCTATGAAGACCAAAACTTGGAGAACCAGCAAGACACTCGTTCTAAACCTGGAATAAACGAGGTGGTCGAAGGGAGCGGGACCAAACGACTTGAGTGGGTGATCTCAATAAAAGACAAGCTCGAGCAAGCATACAGAAACGATGACAGAACTAGCTGGGGCAAGCTCTGTATATACAAAGTTCCACATTACCTACATGGAAACGACAAGAAGTCGTATTTCCCTCAGACTGTCTCACTTGGTCCATATCACCATGGGAGACAGCAAACACAGTCCATGGAGTGCCATAAATGGCGTGCCGTCAATATGGTATTAAAACGTACGAACCAAGGCATTGAAGTGTTTCTTGACGCCATGATAGAGCTGGAGGAGAAGGCTCGTGCTTGCTACGAAGGTTCCATTGTTTTGAGCAGTAACGAGTTCACAGaaatgcttcttcttgatgGCTGTTTTATTCTCGAGCTCCTCCAAGGAGTCAATGAAGGATTCTTGAAACTCGG ATATGATCATAACGATCCAGTTTTCGCGGTTCGAGGATCGATGCATTCGATTCAACGTGACATGATAATGCTGGAAAATCAACTTCCTTTGTTCGTACTCAACCGGTTATTAGAGTTACAACCCGGTACACAGAACCAAACTGGTTTAGTGGAATTAGTGGTTCGGTTCTTTATTCCTCTAATGCCAACGGCCGAGACGTTGACCGAGAACTCGCCTCCAAGAGGCGTATCCAATGGAGAGTTGCACTGTCTTGATGTTTTCCATCGAAGTCTGCTCTTCCCAAGATCATCCGGAAAGGCAAATTACTCACGCGTGGCTGACAAACACCTACAACGAGTGATACCTACCGTGACCGAACTAAGAGATGCCGGTTTTAAGTTCAAGCTAAATAAAACCGATCGGTTTTGGGATATTAAATTCAGCAATGGTTACCTGGAGATACCCGGTCTACTTATCCATGATG GTACCAAATCTCTATTCTTGAATCTCATTGCTTTCGAGCAGTGTCATATCGAGTCGAGCAATGATATAACATCCTACATAATATTTATGGACAATTTAATAGATTCTCCTGAAGATATTAGTTATTTGCATCACTGTGGTATTATTGAGCACTCGCTAGGAAGTAATTCTGAAGTTGCGGATATGTTCAACCAGTTATGTCAGGAAGTGGTTTTCGACACCAAAGATATTTATCTATCTCAATTGTTGATTGAGGTTCATCGCtgttataaacaaaactactcCAGGAAGTTGAATTCTTTGAAAACGACCTTGATACTCAAGTACTTAGATAACCCTTGGGCatatttgtctttctttgCTGCAGTTATTCTACTAATTCTTACATTCTCTCAAAGTTATTTTGCTGCTTATGCTTATTTTAATCCGTCTTCATAA
- a CDS encoding transmembrane protein, putative (DUF247) (Plant protein of unknown function (DUF247); INVOLVED IN: biological_process unknown; LOCATED IN: chloroplast; EXPRESSED IN: root; CONTAINS InterPro DOMAIN/s: Protein of unknown function DUF247, plant (InterPro:IPR004158); BEST Arabidopsis thaliana protein match is: Plant protein of unknown function (DUF247) (TAIR:AT3G50140.1); Has 1131 Blast hits to 1013 proteins in 19 species: Archae - 0; Bacteria - 0; Metazoa - 0; Fungi - 0; Plants - 1129; Viruses - 0; Other Eukaryotes - 2 (source: NCBI BLink).) — protein sequence MAVPSKRRSPPPPPPPPQLPFGPKLPFPHIIIRRKARRNYQLRPMLTWYFLTFMMRQKLQTRNQQPEETREEWVIWIKDKMEQVMRDAATTSWDKLCIYRVPLSFQKSDKNSYFPHTVSLGPYHHGDEHLRPMDYHKWRAVNMVMKRTKQGIEMYIDAMKELEERARACYEGPIGLSSNKFTQMLVLDGCFVLDLFRGAYEGFSKLGYDRNDPVFAMRGSMHSIRRDMLMLENQLPLMPTYMPSTKIENSQENNNKFFHPIADKDKEELHCLDVFRRSVLQPSLKPEPRLSRRWSWKPVVADKRQQKLLHCVTELREAGIKFKRRKSDRLWDIQFKNGCLEIPKLLIHDGTKSLLSNLIAFEQCHIDSTKQITSYIIFVENLINSNEDVRYLQYCGIIEHWLESDSEVVDLFHKLCQDVVFDPIDSYLYPLCLGVDRFYSRKWSLFSAVILHKYQLNLRSPWAYFSFFGAVILLLLTFCESFFTVYAYFEPNT from the exons atggcaGTTCCTAGTAAACGACGAtcaccacctccaccaccgccGCCGCCCCAGCTACCATTTGGACCGAAGCTTCCTTTCCCTCATATTAtcataagaagaaaagcaagaagaaattATCAACTACGACCGATGTTGACCTGGTACTTCCTCACCTTCATGATGCGCCAAAAACTCCAAACCCGAAACCAACAACCTGAAGAGACACGGGAAGAATGGGTGATTTGGATCAAAGACAAGATGGAGCAAGTAATGAGAGACGCCGCCACAACTAGCTGGGACAAGCTCTGTATCTACAGAGTTCCACTCTCCTTTCAAAAAAGCGACAAGAATTCCTACTTCCCTCACACTGTCTCTCTTGGTCCGTACCACCATGGGGACGAACATCTCCGACCCATGGACTATCACAAATGGCGTGCGGTCAATATGGTCATGAAACGTACCAAGCAAGGCATCGAAATGTATATTGACGCCATGAAAGAGCTCGAAGAGAGGGCTCGTGCTTGCTACGAAGGTCCTATTGGTTTGAGCAGTAACAAGTTCACCCAAATGCTAGTTCTTGATGGCTGTTTTGTTCTCGATCTCTTCAGAGGAGCCTATGAAGGATTCTCGAAACTTGG CTATGATCGAAACGACCCTGTTTTCGCGATGCGAGGATCTATGCATTCGATTCGACGTGACATGCTAATGCTGGAAAATCAACTTCCTTTGATGCCAACTTATATGCCATCAACCAAAATCGAGAATTCgcaagaaaacaacaataaattcTTTCACCCAATTGCTGACAAGGACAAGGAAGAGTTGCACTGTCTGGATGTTTTCCGTCGAAGTGTGCTCCAGCCTAGTCTGAAACCGGAGCCAAGGTTATCGCGTAGATGGTCCTGGAAACCCGTCGTGGCGGACAAGCGCCAACAAAAATTGCTACATTGCGTGACAGAACTAAGAGAAGCCGgtataaaattcaaaagaagaaaatccgACCGGTTATGGGatattcaattcaaaaacGGTTGTCTAGAGATACCGAAACTACTTATCCATGACG GTACCAAGTCTCTCTTGTCAAATCTTATAGCTTTTGAGCAATGCCATATCGACTCAACCAAACAGATAACATCCTACATAATTTTCGTGGAGAATCTAATAAATTCTAACGAAGATGTTAGATACTTGCAATATTGTGGTATCATCGAGCATTGGCTTGAGAGTGACTCTGAAGTTGTGGATTTGTTCCACAAATTATGTCAAGACGTGGTTTTCGATCCCATTGATAGTTATCTATATCCACTTTGTCTTGGTGTAGACCGTTTTTACAGTCGTAAGTGGAGTCTGTTTAGTGCAGTCATATTACACAAGTACCAGCTCAACCTTAGAAGTCCTTGGgcatatttttccttttttggtgCAGTTATTTTGCTACTTCTCACATTTTGTGAGAGTTTCTTTACTGTTTATGCTTATTTTGAGCCAAACACTTAA